One window of the Capnocytophaga haemolytica genome contains the following:
- a CDS encoding fibronectin type III domain-containing protein: MAIFAVRKPTEIAMSSLKQFVSTLLLFCSLLSYGQQYPVEVHVAATPPYEQSLRAYWSSPERKIQVHLLLKDLHSATQQIALRFSLENMQGGIIAQTSDYALPYLETLSPSQRITLDNQQFRQLFAFENLTGITQPFYDNLLPEGGYFLCFRAFNPVTQMPVSNKGRAYIQIRRFSPPLLTLPHRGEVLSKLSDFQQLPFQWTPRDPVPFTRYEFTLKEVWDLSLSAEEAFLSGRLIHQEETSATSLLYGVDKPLLTDNKRYVWRVRAFTDNPNAAMDTPSYFKNGGTSEVFYFDYISQCQPPQMLSAKAQSHSANVQWIGSLPIGTEGSYKVMYREKGKTWHSQLASQPSTTLVGLKDGKRYIYKVGVPCNLQGGNVGVFGGQAYAFSPEQEFNTPQKTDKEGNVQCGTKPTIRITNREPLQDPLAPNDTFIAGDFPVTVLEAQGGGGTYSGKGIVEIPYLANSKVLVTFSNIKLNTNRQLIDGMLVTTYDKTEKNVNFLQEGVGELFGDRGIKGHKVPFEIDHIKVDNSTQPPRITIIGKTDPATGNAPTMELPTGRDYQIVDSAGKVYSVDEGGNTTDIGKLSSTKLAHKPTYKASTGKDGTPTQVVSDNFTVRWDFEGSNYAYDTRGEVPYKALVKDKDEHFNVLISQKDTTAYRFVFRNEKGVEIPSKELEKGKFELSCKGLYDFADEPLWVVAVPKKGGKDAQGEVISQCVLVHLAEKEVNVVLVPTSKSVRITDAALKEVSAIYQRVGVQLHFSEEAVFDISKFLQDGKLPTENKLGDLSTYSPEQNAIISEFKQSHSVKSDAYYLFITDSGSSTGQGGYMRLNGQFGFVYGLNPKVLAHELGHGAFQLEHPKASDLLMSASGEGTAFAYEQWKQINDPKVKLYAFQGQGEGEYNANAHLGLTPDGVIFDTFFLNGKKINTTIEVAPDKYTIQKISYQGYQYYWDRQSKAFVGIGGIEGAIKVKREAKNINNKVNIYRSRKDGCTYDYLTIPWETKDEQSTNIVQTIEKYIAQYNESYWRIAPYTVRDASCGKEFFTHLRERDLQECSTTEINEGRKILQGLLAEANPERVTSIVNSYCMAAISGLTYGEIEKLFDIIASQERITEHSEVALLRLMSGIKTTDYKRFYAHLEAKGNKLLKHLIEEIDDASVNFLTDKKNYTNFIGALVWMFNHNPASIEDRWGKNEEDFAKRTLNLNPISYSEYSSFMYSSSTSKKNEGEYVSATGNIKLYDVYTIKSSKTVLVKGDVPIDVVEQREPIAEVSPLTPLIIVPDKDKLPLLQTALEGNNLGNEVYIVPAIFLKYSKDKIRNDYIEKGVITTLDVATIALSGGTALATKVHWVRRAWALVEVVGAVGNIVVNTQDIDPNSLLGQVVNSYNLAMGVIGIKNLGQAGYKFAKNLPQATKNLLQKNGNLRSLLVEKYLSYRIAITKLKNSDEWVKLSSDVRKEIVQQEKVFIEFANAKNIPNDQWGIKGVFINGKTSEDILSIPKGQRPAPSTYLSSGYIQQHLAKFEKEGIVSRIVTKKSYETFGIGKPDIGKTEFVSTKGEIDDIIRKSNGNIKLIAEELGIPPTQLQEGGLVRIDFKISDRYKVEVPSGNEFGTNDLWLPGGKLPNGKLEAIIKTEGMVKDIDYTIKDIY, from the coding sequence ATGGCTATCTTTGCCGTCAGAAAACCAACTGAGATAGCGATGTCTTCACTCAAACAATTTGTAAGTACCTTACTGCTCTTTTGCAGCCTGCTCTCCTACGGACAGCAATACCCCGTAGAGGTGCACGTAGCTGCCACGCCCCCCTATGAACAGTCGCTGCGCGCCTATTGGAGTAGCCCCGAGCGCAAAATACAAGTGCATCTGCTGCTGAAGGATCTCCATTCTGCCACTCAGCAAATCGCCCTGCGCTTCTCTCTGGAGAATATGCAAGGAGGCATCATCGCTCAGACCTCAGACTACGCCCTCCCCTACTTAGAAACCCTCTCCCCCAGCCAGCGCATCACCCTTGATAATCAGCAGTTCCGACAGCTATTCGCCTTTGAGAACCTCACAGGCATCACTCAGCCTTTCTACGACAACCTCCTGCCCGAAGGCGGCTATTTCCTGTGTTTTAGGGCGTTCAACCCCGTCACTCAAATGCCTGTGTCCAACAAAGGGCGCGCCTACATACAGATACGACGCTTCTCCCCGCCTCTGCTCACCCTGCCTCATCGCGGCGAAGTGCTCAGCAAGCTAAGTGACTTTCAGCAACTACCCTTCCAGTGGACACCTCGTGACCCTGTGCCTTTCACACGCTACGAGTTTACCCTCAAAGAGGTCTGGGACTTATCCCTCAGCGCCGAAGAGGCTTTCCTCTCTGGGAGACTCATACACCAAGAGGAGACCTCAGCCACCTCACTGCTCTACGGTGTTGATAAGCCGCTACTGACTGATAACAAGCGCTATGTGTGGCGCGTACGGGCGTTTACCGACAACCCCAATGCTGCAATGGATACGCCTTCGTACTTTAAGAATGGGGGCACTTCTGAGGTGTTTTACTTCGACTATATCAGCCAGTGTCAGCCGCCGCAGATGCTCAGCGCTAAGGCTCAGAGCCACTCCGCCAACGTGCAATGGATAGGCAGCCTGCCCATAGGCACTGAGGGCAGCTACAAAGTGATGTACCGTGAGAAAGGCAAAACGTGGCACTCGCAACTCGCCTCGCAGCCCTCCACCACCTTGGTAGGGCTGAAGGATGGCAAGAGGTATATCTACAAAGTGGGGGTGCCTTGTAACTTGCAAGGTGGCAATGTTGGAGTTTTTGGTGGGCAGGCGTATGCTTTTAGTCCTGAACAGGAGTTTAATACCCCGCAAAAGACTGACAAAGAGGGCAATGTACAGTGCGGCACTAAGCCGACGATACGCATCACCAACCGCGAGCCGCTACAAGACCCTCTCGCTCCTAACGACACTTTTATTGCAGGGGATTTCCCTGTGACTGTACTTGAAGCTCAAGGGGGTGGGGGTACTTACTCGGGCAAGGGTATCGTGGAGATCCCCTACCTAGCAAACTCGAAGGTGCTGGTGACCTTTAGCAACATCAAACTCAACACCAATAGGCAGCTCATCGACGGGATGCTGGTAACTACTTATGATAAGACGGAGAAAAACGTTAACTTCCTACAAGAAGGTGTAGGCGAACTCTTTGGTGATAGAGGTATCAAAGGACACAAAGTGCCTTTTGAGATTGACCATATTAAGGTTGATAATTCTACCCAACCACCGAGAATCACCATCATTGGTAAAACAGACCCCGCAACAGGCAATGCCCCTACAATGGAGCTACCCACAGGGCGTGACTACCAAATCGTCGACAGTGCAGGAAAGGTTTACTCTGTGGATGAAGGGGGAAATACTACCGATATCGGCAAACTAAGTTCCACTAAGTTAGCACATAAGCCTACTTATAAAGCCTCTACAGGCAAAGACGGTACACCTACACAGGTTGTCAGTGATAACTTTACTGTTCGCTGGGATTTTGAAGGTTCTAATTATGCTTATGACACTCGTGGCGAAGTGCCTTACAAAGCCTTGGTAAAGGATAAAGACGAGCACTTTAACGTGCTTATCTCTCAGAAAGATACGACTGCCTACCGCTTTGTATTCCGCAATGAAAAAGGGGTAGAGATCCCTTCAAAAGAGCTTGAAAAGGGAAAGTTTGAACTCAGCTGTAAAGGGCTTTACGACTTCGCCGACGAGCCGCTATGGGTGGTAGCTGTCCCTAAGAAAGGTGGCAAAGATGCTCAAGGGGAAGTCATCAGTCAGTGTGTATTAGTGCATCTGGCTGAAAAAGAGGTCAATGTGGTGTTGGTGCCTACCTCAAAGAGCGTTCGCATCACTGACGCTGCCCTTAAAGAGGTGAGTGCCATCTACCAGCGGGTAGGAGTGCAACTGCATTTTAGCGAGGAGGCTGTATTTGACATCTCTAAGTTCTTGCAAGATGGTAAGTTACCAACAGAAAATAAGCTGGGTGACCTCTCAACTTACAGTCCTGAGCAGAATGCTATCATCAGTGAGTTTAAGCAAAGCCATAGTGTAAAGAGTGATGCTTATTACCTCTTTATCACCGACAGCGGCAGTAGCACAGGGCAAGGGGGCTATATGCGGCTTAATGGTCAGTTTGGGTTTGTCTATGGGCTCAACCCCAAAGTGCTCGCCCACGAACTGGGACACGGCGCCTTCCAGCTCGAGCACCCCAAAGCCTCCGACCTGCTGATGAGCGCCAGTGGCGAGGGCACTGCCTTCGCATACGAGCAATGGAAGCAAATCAACGACCCTAAAGTAAAACTGTATGCTTTTCAAGGACAAGGGGAAGGAGAGTATAATGCAAATGCACATTTAGGATTGACTCCTGATGGTGTTATTTTTGATACATTCTTTTTAAATGGCAAAAAAATAAACACTACTATTGAAGTTGCACCAGATAAATATACTATACAAAAGATTAGTTATCAGGGGTATCAATATTATTGGGATAGACAATCTAAAGCTTTTGTGGGCATAGGAGGCATAGAAGGAGCAATAAAAGTAAAGAGAGAAGCTAAAAATATCAATAATAAAGTAAATATTTATCGCAGTCGTAAAGATGGGTGTACTTATGATTATTTGACGATTCCTTGGGAAACGAAAGATGAGCAATCAACAAATATTGTTCAAACCATAGAGAAATACATAGCTCAATACAATGAAAGCTATTGGAGAATCGCACCGTATACAGTTCGAGATGCTTCTTGTGGAAAGGAATTTTTCACTCATTTACGAGAGAGAGATTTGCAAGAATGTAGTACTACTGAAATAAATGAAGGAAGAAAAATATTGCAAGGACTTTTAGCGGAAGCTAATCCTGAAAGGGTAACCTCAATAGTAAACAGTTATTGTATGGCTGCTATATCAGGGTTAACCTATGGCGAAATAGAAAAATTATTTGATATTATAGCCAGTCAGGAAAGAATTACAGAACATTCGGAAGTAGCGTTGCTCCGTTTGATGTCTGGAATTAAGACGACAGATTACAAGCGTTTTTATGCCCATTTAGAAGCCAAAGGCAATAAACTATTGAAACATCTTATAGAGGAAATAGATGATGCCTCTGTTAATTTCTTGACCGATAAGAAGAATTATACTAACTTTATAGGAGCTTTGGTGTGGATGTTTAACCATAATCCAGCTTCTATTGAAGATAGGTGGGGTAAAAATGAAGAAGATTTTGCCAAAAGAACACTTAACTTAAATCCTATTAGTTATAGTGAATATTCCTCTTTTATGTATTCCTCCTCCACATCAAAGAAAAATGAAGGAGAGTACGTTAGTGCTACAGGAAATATAAAACTTTACGATGTTTATACGATTAAATCTTCTAAAACAGTTCTTGTAAAAGGAGATGTTCCAATAGATGTAGTCGAACAAAGAGAACCTATTGCTGAAGTTTCTCCATTAACGCCACTTATTATCGTTCCTGATAAGGATAAATTACCTTTGTTGCAAACAGCATTGGAAGGGAATAATTTAGGGAATGAAGTATATATAGTACCTGCTATTTTCTTAAAGTATAGCAAGGATAAAATAAGGAATGACTATATAGAAAAAGGTGTTATTACCACCTTAGATGTAGCAACAATAGCGCTTAGTGGAGGAACCGCTTTGGCTACAAAAGTGCATTGGGTACGTCGTGCTTGGGCATTGGTGGAAGTAGTAGGAGCTGTGGGAAATATTGTTGTAAACACACAAGATATAGACCCTAATAGTCTTTTAGGACAGGTTGTAAACAGTTACAACTTGGCAATGGGAGTTATAGGGATAAAGAATCTTGGACAAGCAGGCTATAAGTTTGCTAAGAACCTACCACAAGCTACAAAAAATCTTCTACAGAAGAATGGGAATTTGAGAAGTTTGTTAGTAGAAAAATATCTATCTTATAGGATAGCTATTACTAAACTTAAAAACTCTGATGAATGGGTAAAACTTTCTTCTGATGTACGAAAAGAAATTGTACAACAAGAGAAAGTCTTTATTGAATTTGCTAATGCTAAGAATATACCTAATGACCAATGGGGTATTAAGGGTGTTTTTATTAATGGAAAAACAAGCGAGGATATATTGAGTATTCCTAAAGGACAAAGACCTGCCCCAAGTACTTATCTAAGTTCAGGTTATATCCAACAACACTTAGCAAAGTTTGAAAAAGAAGGTATTGTTTCTAGAATTGTAACAAAAAAGAGTTATGAAACTTTTGGAATAGGTAAGCCAGATATAGGAAAAACAGAATTTGTAAGTACAAAAGGAGAAATAGATGATATAATAAGAAAATCTAATGGGAATATAAAATTAATAGCAGAAGAGTTAGGAATTCCGCCAACTCAACTACAAGAAGGAGGATTAGTAAGAATTGATTTTAAAATTTCTGATAGATATAAAGTAGAAGTTCCAAGTGGAAATGAATTTGGAACTAATGATTTATGGTTGCCAGGAGGAAAGTTACCCAATGGAAAATTAGAAGCTATTATTAAAACAGAAGGAATGGTGAAAGATATTGATTATACTATAAAAGATATATATTAA
- a CDS encoding OmpA family protein, producing MNKIKIYIVALVATLSAGVASAQDNYRPWLIGAGVSTLDMRVPDGFGDQLKDWFGYPDMNVGFRLSAARYLKKGFTAELSFDYTSVKRDENFFPDQADATRLTDAKSAWGVDLRGRYHVNRLWEGLNWLDPYPQVGVGVSSIDSQSKFKIVAGIGSNFWFTDVVGANVQTAYKIGGGIGNDYFQWSAGVVVKLPVKGLENPIVDHVERTKVPKEKKHRKGVSKATNITRVETPEERAARTERVTKEINLYAKTILFDLDKSIVKPQAEFILDNIAKIMNENPDFNFTVDGHTDNTGTPEHNLKLSQERADAIKKYLQNHGVAKKRLEAHGYGQTRPLESNNTDRGREINRRVEINVVN from the coding sequence ATGAATAAAATAAAAATATATATTGTAGCCCTTGTGGCAACACTAAGTGCAGGCGTTGCCTCTGCACAGGATAATTACCGCCCTTGGCTCATAGGGGCAGGCGTGAGTACGCTCGATATGCGCGTACCCGATGGTTTTGGCGACCAGCTTAAAGACTGGTTCGGCTACCCTGATATGAACGTAGGTTTCCGTCTTTCGGCAGCGCGCTACCTCAAAAAGGGCTTTACTGCTGAGCTATCATTTGACTACACCAGCGTAAAGCGCGACGAGAACTTCTTCCCCGACCAAGCCGATGCTACCCGTCTTACCGATGCGAAAAGCGCTTGGGGGGTAGACCTCCGCGGGCGTTACCACGTAAACCGCCTTTGGGAAGGGCTCAACTGGCTCGACCCTTACCCACAAGTGGGCGTAGGGGTGTCGTCTATCGACAGCCAGAGCAAGTTTAAAATCGTAGCTGGGATAGGCTCTAACTTCTGGTTTACCGATGTGGTAGGTGCCAACGTGCAAACCGCTTACAAGATTGGCGGCGGCATAGGCAACGATTACTTCCAATGGAGTGCAGGCGTAGTGGTAAAGCTGCCTGTAAAAGGGCTTGAAAACCCTATTGTCGACCACGTAGAGCGCACCAAAGTGCCTAAGGAAAAGAAACATCGTAAAGGGGTGTCAAAAGCTACGAACATCACCCGCGTAGAAACCCCTGAAGAGCGTGCCGCACGTACCGAGCGCGTAACCAAGGAAATCAACCTCTACGCAAAGACCATCCTCTTCGACCTCGACAAGTCGATAGTAAAGCCACAAGCAGAGTTTATCTTGGACAACATCGCCAAGATTATGAACGAAAACCCTGACTTTAACTTTACCGTTGATGGGCACACCGACAACACAGGTACGCCTGAGCACAACCTGAAGCTCTCGCAAGAGCGTGCAGATGCTATCAAGAAGTATTTGCAAAACCACGGTGTTGCTAAAAAACGCTTAGAGGCACACGGCTACGGGCAAACACGTCCATTGGAAAGCAACAACACCGACCGCGGTCGCGAAATCAACCGCCGTGTTGAAATCAATGTGGTGAACTAA
- a CDS encoding chloride channel protein, which translates to MTTDTHQHPFLKRLLIWRVKHISERNFILILSGVLGIASGLAALVMRSFTHFIQWVLDQNLAQQITYGFYFVLPVIGFTLVYILKRYVIRKDVNQGIPSILYAVAHQKGIMKRYQSYASLITAPITIGFGGSVGLEGPMVVTGAGISSNLSRFFHINQSNRMLLLACACAGALAAIFKIPIAAILFAIEVFGLDLTLSSLLPLLISSLCGIFTSYFFFGSEVLIPMQITRAFSLQGIPFYIALGVVGGLMSAYFMFVNEHINRFFNKLGTPWKRILIGGAVLGLLIFVMPPLYGEGHEIINNLKEGHPERSLTSEVFAWDLSNPWVIIALLAFLSFVKVIATTVTLSAGGVGGIFSPMLFMGGVMGNCFARIINESPILGYKAALPNFTLVGMTALMAGVLHAPLTAVFLIAEVTGGYSLLVPAMLTAAVSYSVARYFNQFSIYTTELGRRGELISQNKDQSILTLMDFKDVVEHNFVPVYTDMKLREVVYEVVRNSSRNIYPVLDRETHRLEGIILLDNIRHLIFETDYYDKIPALELMQKPPAVVQYGKDKMSTVMDKFQQTGAWNLPVVKDGIYCGFISKSKLLSIYRRKLIFFTQ; encoded by the coding sequence ATGACAACAGATACACATCAACATCCATTCTTAAAACGACTGCTGATATGGCGGGTAAAGCATATCTCAGAGCGCAATTTTATCCTTATCCTCAGTGGAGTGCTCGGTATAGCCTCAGGCTTGGCGGCATTGGTGATGCGCTCCTTTACGCACTTTATCCAATGGGTGCTCGACCAGAACTTAGCCCAGCAAATCACTTATGGGTTTTATTTTGTGCTACCCGTGATAGGTTTTACGCTGGTGTATATCCTCAAGCGTTATGTGATCCGCAAGGACGTCAATCAGGGTATCCCTTCGATACTCTACGCAGTGGCGCATCAAAAGGGGATAATGAAGCGTTATCAATCCTATGCGAGCCTTATCACGGCACCTATCACTATCGGCTTTGGAGGTTCGGTGGGTTTGGAAGGTCCGATGGTGGTAACAGGTGCGGGCATTAGCTCTAACCTCAGTCGGTTTTTTCACATCAACCAGAGCAACCGTATGTTGCTGTTGGCGTGTGCTTGTGCAGGGGCATTGGCGGCTATTTTTAAGATCCCCATTGCTGCTATCTTGTTTGCTATTGAGGTCTTTGGGCTCGACCTGACGCTCTCCTCACTGCTGCCCTTGCTCATTTCGTCGCTCTGTGGCATTTTCACCTCCTATTTCTTTTTCGGCAGTGAGGTGCTTATCCCAATGCAGATCACGCGGGCATTCTCCTTACAAGGTATTCCGTTTTACATCGCTTTGGGCGTAGTGGGCGGACTGATGTCGGCTTACTTTATGTTCGTCAATGAGCATATCAATCGCTTTTTTAATAAATTAGGAACCCCGTGGAAGCGTATCCTGATCGGTGGGGCAGTGTTGGGGCTGCTCATCTTTGTGATGCCACCGCTTTACGGTGAAGGGCACGAGATCATCAATAACCTCAAGGAAGGGCACCCAGAACGCTCACTGACTTCTGAGGTTTTTGCTTGGGACTTGAGCAATCCGTGGGTGATCATCGCACTGTTGGCTTTTCTCTCCTTTGTGAAGGTCATCGCCACAACGGTAACGCTCAGTGCAGGCGGCGTAGGGGGTATTTTCTCGCCAATGCTGTTTATGGGAGGTGTGATGGGTAACTGCTTTGCACGGATTATCAACGAGTCCCCTATACTTGGTTATAAGGCTGCTTTGCCTAACTTCACTTTGGTAGGAATGACAGCGCTGATGGCGGGGGTGTTACATGCGCCCCTTACAGCAGTATTTCTCATCGCTGAGGTTACGGGGGGCTACTCGCTATTGGTGCCTGCGATGCTCACCGCGGCGGTGTCGTACTCAGTAGCGCGCTATTTTAACCAATTTTCCATCTACACCACTGAACTCGGCAGGCGTGGCGAACTCATTTCACAGAATAAAGACCAATCGATACTCACTTTGATGGACTTTAAGGATGTGGTAGAGCACAATTTTGTGCCTGTATATACCGATATGAAGCTCAGGGAAGTGGTTTACGAGGTAGTGCGCAATTCTTCACGCAATATTTACCCCGTATTAGATAGGGAAACACATCGTTTAGAGGGGATTATCCTCTTGGACAACATTCGCCACTTAATTTTTGAAACGGACTACTACGACAAGATTCCCGCTTTGGAGCTAATGCAGAAGCCGCCAGCAGTAGTGCAGTATGGCAAGGATAAGATGAGCACTGTGATGGACAAATTCCAACAGACAGGTGCTTGGAACCTGCCTGTGGTGAAAGACGGTATCTATTGTGGCTTTATCTCCAAATCAAAACTGCTAAGCATCTACCGCCGTAAGTTGATTTTCTTTACACAATAG
- a CDS encoding leucine-rich repeat protein — translation MKKYFLMCFVAAAAMVGCSTEADDGVGLKPSGNSESNFYFRNGARHTITIEERQSREVTIENISDNFEAKEDANGGITAVKATQPTRLIINAYREGTYPITLTDGANTAQLIVNVTPRDTGWHNGVYTIKDIDGDLTEENSTGYVEFETEQGFTSYDYKSIQPQSAQDRISVSVSGGMVRVTAQNHYDEGTPITFTLKNDDGETRTVKVERVTKFWAVSQYSQPGDMVYGLSNPKYITQNSFDKRATPPKMPWKAKYLRGYYGTGNPNTSSDVEYDIAGNKKITKVDLNNVEVIMQNYSWSSDGGRYSRGYGFWDCTNLKEVIAKNLKRIESVSAFGNTKLTKLELPAIVNIPQSTFYGSPITVLSLGKNLVSLSPGALDGMNGLQELRLAVVNPSQLTYFYEAGSTNGGFLSSPTSARLLVPSAALAEYNSRYPWLNKTFKGGVQGF, via the coding sequence ATGAAAAAGTATTTTCTTATGTGCTTCGTCGCAGCTGCCGCTATGGTAGGCTGTAGCACCGAAGCGGACGACGGTGTGGGCTTGAAGCCCAGTGGAAACAGTGAAAGCAACTTCTATTTCCGCAATGGCGCCAGACACACTATTACCATCGAAGAAAGACAGAGCAGAGAGGTTACTATTGAAAACATCTCTGATAACTTCGAGGCTAAAGAAGATGCCAACGGCGGCATCACTGCAGTAAAGGCTACCCAGCCTACACGTTTGATCATCAACGCTTACAGAGAGGGCACTTACCCCATCACCCTTACCGATGGCGCAAACACTGCCCAGCTGATTGTAAACGTTACCCCTCGCGACACAGGCTGGCACAACGGCGTTTATACCATTAAGGATATCGACGGCGACCTTACTGAGGAGAACTCAACAGGCTACGTAGAGTTCGAAACCGAACAAGGCTTTACCTCTTATGACTATAAGAGCATACAACCGCAATCGGCACAGGATAGAATTTCTGTAAGTGTTTCAGGGGGTATGGTGCGCGTTACTGCCCAAAACCACTACGATGAGGGCACACCTATCACCTTTACCCTTAAGAACGATGATGGCGAAACCCGTACCGTAAAAGTAGAACGCGTTACGAAGTTCTGGGCTGTAAGTCAATATAGTCAGCCAGGTGATATGGTATATGGATTATCTAACCCTAAGTATATCACACAAAACAGCTTTGACAAGCGTGCTACCCCTCCTAAGATGCCTTGGAAAGCAAAATATCTAAGAGGTTACTATGGTACTGGTAACCCTAATACAAGTAGTGATGTTGAATATGATATTGCAGGCAATAAAAAAATCACAAAAGTGGATTTAAACAATGTAGAAGTGATTATGCAAAATTATTCATGGAGTAGTGATGGTGGTCGTTACAGTAGAGGTTATGGTTTTTGGGACTGTACCAATCTAAAAGAAGTGATTGCTAAAAACCTAAAAAGAATTGAATCTGTGAGTGCCTTTGGTAATACCAAATTAACGAAATTAGAGTTGCCAGCAATTGTAAATATCCCTCAAAGTACTTTCTATGGTTCACCAATAACCGTGCTTTCTTTGGGTAAAAACTTAGTTAGCCTTAGTCCAGGTGCGCTTGATGGTATGAATGGCTTGCAAGAGCTACGCTTAGCGGTGGTCAACCCAAGCCAGCTTACATATTTCTACGAGGCAGGAAGTACTAATGGTGGTTTCTTATCATCACCTACAAGTGCAAGGCTATTGGTGCCAAGTGCTGCCCTTGCTGAGTACAACTCACGCTACCCTTGGCTTAACAAAACCTTTAAAGGAGGCGTACAAGGGTTCTAA